Below is a window of Micromonospora chersina DNA.
CGAAGATCACCGCGAACAGTCGGACATTGTCGCTGCTGGTGCTCAGCCGCTTGAGCAGGACGATCGCGGCGAGCAGCAGCGGGATGCCGAGCACGATGTCGATCACGCGGGAGAGCACCGCGTCCACCCAGCCGCCGAAGTAGCCGGCGAGCATGCCGACAACCAGCGCGATCACGCCGGTGGCCAGCGCGGCGAGGGCACCTACGAGTAGCGACGCCCGGGTGCCGTAGACGGCCCGGGCGTAGACGTCGCAGCCCTGGAAGTCGTACCCGAAGACGGCCCCGCCGGACGGCCCGGCGTGCTGCCGGGAGAGCAGGCAGTCACGCGGGTCGTTGGCGGTGAACAGCGACGGCACGGCGGCCATCGCGGTGAACAGCACGACCAGGCCCAGGCTGATCCAGAAGATCGGGTTGCGGCGCAGGTCCCGCCAGGCGTCGCCGGCCAGGCTGCGCGCCCGCTGGGGTGCGCCGATCCGGCCGGGGGTGGCGGGCTCACCGGAGACACCCCGCCGCGCGGCCTGGTCCTCGGTCGACGCGACAGTCTCAAAGTCACTCATGCCCGCACCTCGCTCGGCTCGGCGCGGTCACGAGCGACCACACTGCGTTGTCGATTCGTTCGCTGCGCTCACTCATAGCGGATCCTCGGGTCGAGGACGGCGTAGAGCACGTCCACCACCAGGTTGGAGATCAGGTAGACCACGACGAGCACGCTGACGATGCCGACCACCAGCGGGCCGTCCTCGGTGCGGATGCCGCGGAACAGGTTGAAGCCGACGCCGGGGATGTTGAACACGCCCTCGGTGATGATCGCGCCGCTCATCAGGTTGCCCAGCTCGACGCCGAGGAAGGTGACCACCGGGATGAGCGAGTTGCGCAGCACGTGGACGCTGACGATCCGGCGCTTGACCAGGCCCTTCGACCGGGCCGTGCGGACGTAGTCGGCGCGCAGGTTCTCCGCCACCGAGGTGCGGGTCAGCCGCAGGGCGGTGGCCAGCGACAGCGAGCCGAGCACGATGCCGGGCAGCAGCAGCGCGTAGAAACTCGGTTGGGCCCCGGCGGTGGGCGGGAAGAGCTGCCACTTGACGCCGAGGAAGTACTGCGCGATCGGTGCCAGGACGATGGTCGGAATGCCCAGCACCAGCAGGGTGAGCACCAGCGTCGAGTTGTCGAAGATGCTGGCCCGGCGGATGCCGGCGATCACGCCGGCGGTGACGCCGAAGATGATGGCCACGGCCAGCGCGATGAGCGCCAGCCGCACGGTGACCGGCCAGGCCTGCTGAAGGATGTCGCCGATCTGCCGGCCGGTGAGCGACTGGCCCAGGTCGCCCTGGAGCAGGTTCTTGACGTAGTCGAGGTAACGGTAGAAGAAGCCGCCCACGCCGGTCTGGTCCAGGTGGTACTTCTGCGTCAGGTATGCCCGCTGGGCCGCCGTCACCGGCCGCTCCCCGGCGAGGGCCTGGATCGGGTCGCCCTGCCCGGCGAACATCAGCGCGTAGACGATCAGCGTGGTCCCGAAGAACGCGAGGACCATCTGCAGAAGGCGCCGCAGGATGAAGCGGAACATGCTTCCCAGTCTCTCTGGAAAAACGCAAATGGTGCGCTGGATGACATCTCTGGCGTACCGGAAGTTGGCGAGCCTGCCCTCCGGTCCGGACCTGCCACGTGCTCGGGCCACCCGGGTTGCCCCGGGTGGCCCGTGCCGCGGTCAGGTCAGCTGGCCGCCTCGATCTTGACGAGGTTGACCCGCTGGAACAGGTCCATCTGGACGTTCTTGACCTTGCTGGAGTGCCCGTACACGTTCTCGCCGAAGCGGAGCGGGATCACCGGCATGTCCTTGGCCAGGATGTCCTCGGCCTGCTGGTACTTCTTGATCGCCTCGGCCTGGGTCGGCGCGGCCGAGCCCTCCTTGACCAGGCGGTCGAACTCCGGGTTGCTGTAGCCGTAGTAGTTCGACGAACCGTTGGTGCTGTACAGCGGCCCGAGGTAGTCCTCCATGGACGGGTAGTCCATGACCCAGCCCATCCGGAACAGACCCACCGGCTGCTTCTTCTCGACCTTGGTCAGGAGGTCGGCGAACTTCGGCTCGGCCGAGCCGACGCAGTCGACGCCCAGGTTGGCCTTGAGCTGGTTGCAGGTCGCGTCGACCCAGTCCTTGTGACCGCCGTCCCCGTTGTAGGAGATGGTGATCTTCGACGGGCCGCCGGCGGCCTGGTAGAGCTTCTTGGCCTCGGCCGGGTTGAACTGACCCGCGGCGCCCGTGGTGTTGTCCCGGTAGCCCGGCAGGACCGGCGAGACGAACGAGCGGGCCGACTGCTGCGACCCCTTGAAGATCGACTTGGTGATCTCGTCACGGTCGATCGC
It encodes the following:
- a CDS encoding ABC transporter permease, which produces MSDFETVASTEDQAARRGVSGEPATPGRIGAPQRARSLAGDAWRDLRRNPIFWISLGLVVLFTAMAAVPSLFTANDPRDCLLSRQHAGPSGGAVFGYDFQGCDVYARAVYGTRASLLVGALAALATGVIALVVGMLAGYFGGWVDAVLSRVIDIVLGIPLLLAAIVLLKRLSTSSDNVRLFAVIFVLAVLGWTTAARVIRSSVITAKEQDYVSAARMLGARNGRIMWRHILPNALAPAIVVLTIALGSFIAAEATLSFLGIGLKAPTISWGQDIDTGRIHMREAATPLIVPSAFLALTVLAFIMLGDAIRDAFDPKLR
- a CDS encoding ABC transporter permease; the encoded protein is MFRFILRRLLQMVLAFFGTTLIVYALMFAGQGDPIQALAGERPVTAAQRAYLTQKYHLDQTGVGGFFYRYLDYVKNLLQGDLGQSLTGRQIGDILQQAWPVTVRLALIALAVAIIFGVTAGVIAGIRRASIFDNSTLVLTLLVLGIPTIVLAPIAQYFLGVKWQLFPPTAGAQPSFYALLLPGIVLGSLSLATALRLTRTSVAENLRADYVRTARSKGLVKRRIVSVHVLRNSLIPVVTFLGVELGNLMSGAIITEGVFNIPGVGFNLFRGIRTEDGPLVVGIVSVLVVVYLISNLVVDVLYAVLDPRIRYE